TCGCCGATGCTCTCGGGATTGGGGATGGCGGGGAGTACGGACTCTTCGGCGGGCTTGGGAATTTCCAAGTCGCCGGCGGCCAGTACGTCTTCGATGGTGGGAATGATTTTTCTCAGGATTTTGCTTTGCCGGAAAATATCGCGGCACATCAGCCGGACTTCGCGTTCCGGATCGCGGTAATTCTTCGCAGCGATTTTGAAGGCGTGCGGAATGATCTCGTCGAATTTGAACAGGTCGGCGATGTCATACACGAAAGACAACGGCTTGCCGGTATGAATGAAACCGATCGCCGGTGCGTAGCCGGCCGCCAGCACGGCCGCTTCGCAGATACCGTAGAGGCAGGCGGTAGCCGAGCTGACGCAGCGGTTGGCCATATCGCTGTTGTCCCATTCCGTCGGATCGTAGCGGCGGCCTTTCCAAGTGACGCCGGCCTGCTTGGCCAGCAGTTCGTAGGTTTTTTTTACGCGGGCGCCTTCGATGCCGCGCAATTGTTCTACGCTGCGGCGTTCGGGCGGTTTTTCGCCGAAGCGGATCTCGTACATCTTGCGCACGACCTTCAAGCGGGCGGCATCGTCCAGCGCCAGTTTGGCCTGATACAGCAAGCGGTCGGAACGCGCGCCGCCCGGCTGTCCCGAAGCATAGACCCGGACGCCCGCTTCGCCGACCCAGACCAGCAATGTGCCGGCTCTGGCGGCTAGCGCTGCGGCATGATGGGAAACGCGGGTGCCCGGTTCCAGCATGATGCAGGCGATGCTGCCGACCGGAATGTGAGTGCGGATGCCGGTTTCGTCGATCACGACAAAGGCGCCGTCTTTCACGTCGATCTGGCCTTTTTCGATGAAGACCATCGACACGCGTTCTTTCATCGCGATGGGTTTGAGTGGTGGGAGCATGAAAGATTTCCTTGTTCGATTAACGTTGAGTCGTGCATTGCCGTTTAACCTTCAAAATGAAGTCGATCAGAAAATCGTACGATCGCTCAGCCAAAACTGTCCGTAACAAGTCGGCGTCGATGGCCGGATAATCGGGCACCAAAGCATTGCGCATCCCTACAATTTTGCGCCATTGCTTCAGTTCATCCAGCGAAAGCTTTTGCAATTCGGCCAATTTGGCAAAGCTCTCGTATGCGTCCAACGGCAGGTTAAGATGTTCGGCCTTTAACCAAAATTTTGCCGTGCCGATACAGGCTCCTATCAATATCTGCAAAGCCCGTTCGGCGGCACGGCGTTCAATTCGGCTGAATGGGCGCTCTGCGGCGATAACAGACAAGCCATCAAGGTCTTCCCGGCGCTCCCGGCTATGTTGTTCGATCGAGTCGAGATAGGCTTCAGGCATAATCGAGTTCCATGCGGCTATGAATGCGGAGCGTTTCCTGCCAAAGCCGGTTTTCATCCCGGCAAAAAATGACCGTATCGGCCTGAATGATTTCAAACGCCAAAGGAATCGGCGCCTGATTGATGTCCACAATGGACAACTGAAAATCATGCAGACCTAAAGCCCGTTGCCAGTCCAGCGCGAGACACTCGGGCCGTAGCCGCTTTTCGATCGGATCGTCTTTGATGAAGCGGTTGAATGCTACGGCTAGATCGTAATCGCTGGACGCATGGGCATTGCCTTTCGCGCGCGAACCGTAGAGCCAGACGACCGCAATGTCGGAATCGTTATCGGCTAGCTCGGCGATTTTTTGCAGCAGTTCAGACATGGCATGCGTTCTCATCGAAGCCGAATCAGTCGTCCGGCAGCAGCAGGTTTTGGAATGGTTTGTGATTTTTCCAGCGATACGTGTTGAAATCGCGCCGATCGGTCGAGAGAATCCGGCCGTGGCCCAACTCTTCGGCTAAAATCACCAGGGAGGCATCGGCAAAATCCATAGGAAGATCAGCATATTTCAAAAGCAAGCGTCGCGTTCGATTGAGATGCTCCTTTTCTGTATTCACAACCTGAATAATCCCTGTTGAAATTTCATCCAGAAAAAAGGCTTGCGCCTGCGGTGAAATATTTTTAACCAAATAATGACATAATTCGGTAATGACAGGCCAAGTGGTGATCAAGTCGTCGGAAATCGATTGACTTACCGAAAGTGCAAGCAGATGGTACCTATCCTTGGGATTAGCCAACGCCGCAAAATATCCCGTATCAGCGATGACTAAATTTTTCATCGATATAGTCGCGGATATATTTTTTGTAATTGACGGAACCGTCTTCCGGTCCTTCGCCGCAGCCTACAAACTTACTTTGCAGCAAGGCTTTCATTTTGCTTCCCGGCTGCTGTTTTTGCCTGAGTTCGCCCGCTTTATCCGCGAGCAGTTCCTTGATGATCTGGGTCACGGTTTCGCCGGTTTGCTCTTTAATAAACTGCAAGTTTTTCTCGCTTTGCTCGTCTAATTTTGCGTTGATTCTCATGGCATTACCTCATTGTATGAATTGTCATACGGACTGTAACATTAAATCCTGGCGATAGATAGCAAGCCGCAGCCGAAGGCTTTGGCAGGGCCAATACCTTGAGTTATTTCCTGCTTAAATAGGGTTGCATCAGTGACAGTCAATATGCCGTCGAACAGCACGGTTTGAATTTTACCGCTTCGGCCTTCTTTAATTTTGCGAAAATATAGAACGGGTTCCGGCTGCATCGTCAGTGTTTCCAGTCGCGCAAAAGTTTGTAGCTTACGTTCCAGCCAGGCCTGCTGCTGTTCTTCTTGCAACAAAGGAACGCGCACGGTTTTCGTATAGGTTTTGCCTTTTTTCTCGAATGTGCCTTTGTCGCTGTCCTTAATCGTTTTGATCGGATTAGCGCGCAGGCGAAAGCGAAAGTGTTGGCCGTTCTGCACATTCAAATCGTATTCGCGTTGAGCGAGAAGCGACGGGCTTTGGACGCTGCTTTGAGGTTGTAAAGTGGACTGTAAAAGAACATTGGCTCCAATGCCTTTTTGCATCTGTTCAACCCGAAATAAAAAATCCCGCGTTGATTCATCCTGTCCCGGAAACAGACGCCAGAGCGCCTGATGAAACTGGTAAGGGTTTTTCGCCTGATGCCAGGGAATGTGAATTTTACTCAGATACATGGAGCGCTCCTTGAACAGCGGTCATGAACACGGTTCGGCTGGCGAATTGGCGCGGTTGATGAACGATCGGCACATCCCGTTTTTTAAGAGGTATCGCGCCGGGGCTATTCTCTTCGCTGTAAAGGGTGCCTTGATTCGCTCCGGTTTGCGCTAGTGCCGCCAGAGCGGATTCGGCGGCAATCTTCGTTTCAAACAACGGTCTGGCTAATGGACAGTTGCGCCGCCCCAGTACTGGTGTGTAGATCGGCTGCTTAATTGCCTGCTCGATAGCGGCTAAATGTAGAGGTGCATTATCTCTACTTGCCCAAATTGCTACCGTGTAACAGGCATCTTGCCAATATTCCCGCCAGGTCTGAATGGTGTTATGGCTTTTGAGGCCGCGATAATCTTCTCTCGCATCCTTGACGGTATGATAATCAGTCATTTTTTGTCCTTGCCGGTCGACTCGTACGGCAAACGAAACGCTGGCTGCCAAATCTTGCAATCGTCGCCGGTCGGTACGGTCGATCCCTAAGCATGCTCCGAGCAAACCCAACAAAGCACTGCGTCCGGGGAACAGCTCAGAGGGCCGTAAGCCTTCAAAGCTCTCCCGCCCCCATGCCTGCATCGGGCCTTGCAGTTTTAAGATCAGATAGTCGCGCATGGCTTTTAACCTTGACCGTTGTTTCTGAGCCAGTTTTCAAGATCAGGCAGGGAGGATTTGGCTACAATTCCGGCTGGCAGCGCGATTTCATCCAAAGCGAATTCGGCGCAGCGTTCCGTCAAATCGTAACCGCGATGCACTTTATCCCAATAGGCGTTTAATTCCTTGATTGACGGCTCTCTAAATCCGCCGGTTTTATAGTCCGCCGGCACCGGTTTTTCAAAGGCGTTGGCCAGCGAAATCGGTTGATGGGCGAAGCTGACCAATGCGACGTCAGCCAGATTGTGCGCGGCAAAGCTTTGCTGCTTGGCGCTGGGAACTTCGGTTGCCAGCATGTGTAAAACATGCGCGGCAATATCGAGCACTTTTGTACGGCTGTCGCCTGTTTCTGGCGCTTTCATGTCCGGCAGTAATCCGAGATTCACCTGCAACTGCTTGAGATTCAAGCTGGCATAACGGTAGAAAACCCCGGACGAAAACTCCTGCGTATCCAAATGCCCTGATCCCAATTCCTGCAAGTCGTCGACGGCGGTAAACCAGTCGATATCGGCATCGACGGTATGGGTGGTGATAGCATGGGCGACAGCCAAGGCGCCATCGATTTTGCCGACTTCGCTCATCAAACCGGAAGTCGCCATCCGTCCCGACAAGGCAATGTCCATACCTCTCGCAAGGGCTTGGCGAAAGGCCTGGCCGTCTTTTTCGATTTGTTTTTGCAGTTTTTTCGGGTCGATGCCATCGGACTCCAGCGCTGTGATTTGCTCGCAAAAATACGCGACTTCTTCCAATACCCAGGGTGCAACCGCATCACCCTTGGCATCTTCGGCGCTGGCATCTTTGCCGGAGATATAGCTGATCGCTTGTTTGATCAGTTTTTCCTCGTAACGCCCCGAAAGAGCGGCAATGGTTTGCGTTTGAAAATCCGCCAGATGCTTGGTGCGCACGCTGGGTTCCCCCAAGTGTTCGCGATAATAATCGCTATGGCGCATCGTGCGCTTCAAACTCTGACTGGAAACACGCACTCGGCGCTTGCCGCCGAAAATCGCCGATTTTTGCATATTCATGTCGTCGCGGTTCAGGCAAGAGGGGCTGTGGGAAATCAGTACGTGGAAATTGATAAAGTTCTCGTTCATGGTTTGTTCCTTTGCATTAAGCGGATTCTTTGGTTTTGCTGTTTTGATAGAAGAAGAAATCTTCCAATAGCTGGCGTTTGGCGCGGTCGTTCCAGAAATACAGGGTTTTCGCCGCTGAGGGCCAATCCAGCTTCGGCTCGGCCTGTTTGAGCAGCCGTCTCAACTGGATCAGGTCATTCGGTTCCTGAGAACGAATCACCATAAACAGTCGCTTTTCGTTGATGTCGGCTTTTGCCAGCGCTTTTCCCAGCGAATCGCCGTTGTCCTGGTGCTTGATCAACGGCAGGCAAAACACCAAGCGCTGCATGTTTTTGCTCGCCTTGTTGTCTTGCAATAGCCGATAGAAAGCAGGGATTTCAAGCAAGTCGTCCGGTTGCACGACACGCTTGAGTTCGGCTTGCGGGCCGGGTTTCAGCTTTTGGTAATGTTCATACAAAGCCATAAAATCCGGCCCTTGTTTTCTCCTACACTCATGTATTCGCTCCTTCCGGTTCCAGTTCTTGCAGGGATTTATTTAAGGATCGCCTCGCCAGCGCCAAGGCTTTCAGCATCTTGGGTTCTTGCCGGTAGGGTTCGGTCGCTTGTTCGAATAAAGCGGTCACCATTGCCTTGAGCTTGCCGTTTTGGGCATTTAATGCCGCCGATGGTGCGGCGTAATCGACGGCGGCCAAGCTGTAATGCAGCAGGCTTTCCGTTTGCTGGTAATAGTTCGTTTCGGCAGACTCGCAAAGATTGATGCCGGATCCATGCACTTTGTCTTTAATGCCGACCGCAAACAGGTACAGCGCTTTTCTTAACGCCGTTTTGTAAGCCAGGCCGACCGCGATGATCTGGTGAATTACTTCGCCGTGTGTCGCCCAGCCTTGCGCCAGACTGAACAATTCGTGACGGCGTTCTAAAATCGTAGCCTGGTTGTTGCGGTAGCCGCCGACGATCAATTGAATTTTATCGGATGCCATGAAGGTTCTGGCTTGTTGAATTACCGGTGCAGTCTGTTGGCCTTCCTTGTCGGTTTGCTGATCGACAACCAAACGGCTTAAATGTGTCCAGGTCGGCGCGGTCGTGGTAAAGGATGGAAATTTTTCTTCTTTCTCGCCTTTTTTAACGGTAAAAATACGGGCGGATAGGGGATGCGGCCAAACGCCTTCTACCGTGTAATTAAATTTGGCCTTGTTAAAACCGTCATATACCGGTTCTATGCAACCGCAACAACTGCAGCAACCGGAAGTCTTTGGCGGCAAAAGCTCGAAATGCGCCGGCTGCCACAACAAACCTCGATTGAGGCCGATCGCGGAGGCAGCGATTTTGGCATCGGCTTTGACGGTGTCCAGATAATTCGGCAATTGGTTCTTCGTATTTTGATACCACGGCATCGCAGCTTCCGCTGTTTCTTCGGTCAATACGTTTAACCAGATGGTTTGCCGTAGTTCTTTCCCCCGGATCAAAATCGTAATGGGCGTACTGCCGCGCAAGCTCCCCTTAAAACCGCCGCCCATACTTGGACAGTTGTTGGCCGCATTGAACAATGCAATGGCTGCACAACCGCCGCATAAAACTTCACCCAGCCCTTGCGGGTTAACGAAGGCTTTATTAGTGCCGTCAGCTACGCCTGCCAGCAATTTATCCATGCCCGTTGGTTGGGTGGATTTGACGCCGCGAATTTGCATGAACGGGGTCTTCGCGTGATTTAGATCGAACCAAGACATTTTTCCCCGGCTGACTTCGACATAGTCCTGTGCCGTCATCGGTTGTTGGATATATTGTCCCAATTCCTTTTTGTTCTTGGGCGTAAACAGGACTTGCGTTATGGCGCAAAGCAACTGCAAACAGGCCAATTCCATGTCGTTGCGCGGCAGGCAAAGCTCGCCGCTTTGTTCGCCGCACAGCAGTTGCTGCAAAGTAATCTTTTGGTAGCTGCCTTGTTGCTGGATGGGTATCCAAGCATCTGTCAGTAAGTTCATGCGTTCTCCTCGATTGGATCAATGCGGATGAGGCCGGTATCGGGATGATACAGATAAGTATCATTGTAGTGTTTAGCTATAAATTGATCGTTTTCTTGACGTTGCATAGAAAGCCAAATTAACCCCTCTTGATCGGATATCGGTAACCGATCGTGTTTTCCCCAACTGCTTGGTACGGCAACGCTGTTCAGATTGATGGCTTCCGATCGTTGGCTTTCATCCATCTCATCGATCATTTTGCCGTTTAACAGGCATCGCCGTCCCTGTGAGTCGAGATAGACAGGAATGACGTTCAGGCTCATGTCCCCGTCACGGGTAAGGACGGAAACATTCGCATCATTATCCGAAAGTTCGTGCATGCTGCTGTTAATCAACTGCTTCGCCAACATCTTGCTGGTGTAGCAGTCTTTATCGTAGACATCGTAGCTTTTCAGCACCGATTCAGGTTCATCCGGCCATGCATTTTCATCATAAACTTTCTCGATCCAATCCCTATAAGCTGTCGGAAAGGTGATTTGTAAATCTTCGTCACCTCCGGCAGTTTCCAAAAGCCGTTGAGTGCGCCAAAGCACCCGACTGTTGCCGTAGATGACTTCGTGCAATGCGTAATCCGGCTCGATCGGCAGCAGTACGGTACAAATCGGATCGGCAAAGAGCTTCGGCCTGTCCGGCCGATTTTTGGCATGACGATGCAAACGGCCCATGCGTTGAAACAATAAATCTGCCGGGCAAAGCTGAGTTACCAGCCAGTCGAAGTCGAGATCGAGAGATTGCTCGACCACTTGCGTCGCTATCAACAAATGACCTTGGTTTCTGATATTTTTCGGGTGCGGTTCGGGGCCGAACCAATCCAGGACCTTACGCTCCTTGTCCTGGCGGTGGCCGAAGATGAAGCGGGAATGGAACAGCAGGCATTGCTCCGCTGTGAGTATTGCCGATTGTTCGATGAGCACTTGGCAGCGTTGATAAAGCTGCTGGGCGTCAGCGACCAGATTGCACACCAGGCAAACTTGCGCGCCTTGTTCAACCGCGTCCAGTAACCGTTGTAGGAACAAGGCGTCCGGCAATAGTTCGGGATATTTTATTAGCTCTAGACCGACGGTAACCGGTTTAGGCTGCTGCTCGGGCATCTCCATGAGATCGAAAGTTTCAACTTGTCCGGCGCTGTAATGGCTGATAATCGGATAAGTCTGATTGACGACCTCATATTGACATGCCCATGCCGCAGCCAGCTGCCGTTTTTGCCCGGACGGCAACGTCGCTGACAGTAAAATCGCACTGCCGCCGGCAAGGCGTTGCTGTTCCAGCACGGCATCCATGAGTCCATACATGTAACTGTCATAGGCATGAACTTCGTCGATGATCAAAACGCTTCGGCCCAGGCCGAATCCGCGCACAAATTTATGCTTGACCGGCAACACCGATACGAAGACTTGGTCGACCGTGCACACCCCAATCTGGCCGAGAAAAACCCGTTTACGGCTTTGTGCCAGCCAGTTGCCGCATTGCACCCAGGCTTCTTCATTGCCTTGGGCGGTTTGGGGGCGACAGGCTTGTTTTAAATCGATGAAATCTTGTTGATATTTGGCTCGCCCGTGTGCTAGTACGACATTGGTCTGATTGGCAAACAGCAGCGGCGCGGCTTTTTCCAGACGGCTCAACATCGCATTGGCAGTTGCCTGAGTCGGCAAGGCAAACACAATGCTGTCGGCCAAACCCAAAGCCAATAATTGCCAGGCATAAGCCAATGCCGTTTCGGTTTTGCCTGAGCCGGTGGAGGCTTCGATCAGCGTCATGCCGGGTGTTTTGGGTAGGCGTTCGATCAGGCACTGGACTTGTCTGGGAGAGTTGCCGTTCAGTAACACATCGATCGATTGATAAGGCTGAACCTGGCTGATAACGCCGGCCTCCTGTAAAATGCTTCCGGCAATTTCCAATCGCTGCTCATACCACTGGGTTAATTTTTCAAGATCAGGACATGGCTGCTTGTCATAGCGAAACCAGTCGCACGACCCCAACCAATCAGCGACCGAACAAAATCCTGCCAGCATCGTCGCCGGCGATTGCTTATTTTTGGTTTGCTCAAGTAGCGGCGGCGTATCCGCCAATGTTAGCCCTGCAGGAACAAGAAATAACCGTTCTAAAGCTTGAAGCCACTGTAACCTGGCTTGCTTGAAAGTATCCAACAGGGTTTCGGAAGCGAATAGGCTATATTTCGGCGCGTCTTTCTCGTGTTCGCCCGGCACAATACCGTGATGGCCGACCACCGGCGCCAGCCAACTTGACCAGGCCAGCCATTCATCATTATCGTCAAAGTAAAAATCGCCGTCCCCGGAAGAGAAGCGCGGATGTTGATCGCGATAAAACCAGTAAAGCCCGGCCGGCCCGTGGTTATATTCTTTAATTGCTTGGCCGGTCAGTTGTGTAGGAATGGCATTCAATTCGGCATTGACGTTTTCCCAGGCTTCTCGCGCCTTGCGCTGGAAGCGCAAATCGAATTTGCCGTAAT
The genomic region above belongs to Methylomicrobium agile and contains:
- a CDS encoding type II toxin-antitoxin system VapC family toxin: MKNLVIADTGYFAALANPKDRYHLLALSVSQSISDDLITTWPVITELCHYLVKNISPQAQAFFLDEISTGIIQVVNTEKEHLNRTRRLLLKYADLPMDFADASLVILAEELGHGRILSTDRRDFNTYRWKNHKPFQNLLLPDD
- the hepT gene encoding type VII toxin-antitoxin system HepT family RNase toxin, producing MPEAYLDSIEQHSRERREDLDGLSVIAAERPFSRIERRAAERALQILIGACIGTAKFWLKAEHLNLPLDAYESFAKLAELQKLSLDELKQWRKIVGMRNALVPDYPAIDADLLRTVLAERSYDFLIDFILKVKRQCTTQR
- the mntA gene encoding type VII toxin-antitoxin system MntA family adenylyltransferase antitoxin — translated: MSELLQKIAELADNDSDIAVVWLYGSRAKGNAHASSDYDLAVAFNRFIKDDPIEKRLRPECLALDWQRALGLHDFQLSIVDINQAPIPLAFEIIQADTVIFCRDENRLWQETLRIHSRMELDYA
- the cas6e gene encoding type I-E CRISPR-associated protein Cas6/Cse3/CasE, giving the protein MYLSKIHIPWHQAKNPYQFHQALWRLFPGQDESTRDFLFRVEQMQKGIGANVLLQSTLQPQSSVQSPSLLAQREYDLNVQNGQHFRFRLRANPIKTIKDSDKGTFEKKGKTYTKTVRVPLLQEEQQQAWLERKLQTFARLETLTMQPEPVLYFRKIKEGRSGKIQTVLFDGILTVTDATLFKQEITQGIGPAKAFGCGLLSIARI
- the casA gene encoding type I-E CRISPR-associated protein Cse1/CasA, translated to MNLLTDAWIPIQQQGSYQKITLQQLLCGEQSGELCLPRNDMELACLQLLCAITQVLFTPKNKKELGQYIQQPMTAQDYVEVSRGKMSWFDLNHAKTPFMQIRGVKSTQPTGMDKLLAGVADGTNKAFVNPQGLGEVLCGGCAAIALFNAANNCPSMGGGFKGSLRGSTPITILIRGKELRQTIWLNVLTEETAEAAMPWYQNTKNQLPNYLDTVKADAKIAASAIGLNRGLLWQPAHFELLPPKTSGCCSCCGCIEPVYDGFNKAKFNYTVEGVWPHPLSARIFTVKKGEKEEKFPSFTTTAPTWTHLSRLVVDQQTDKEGQQTAPVIQQARTFMASDKIQLIVGGYRNNQATILERRHELFSLAQGWATHGEVIHQIIAVGLAYKTALRKALYLFAVGIKDKVHGSGINLCESAETNYYQQTESLLHYSLAAVDYAAPSAALNAQNGKLKAMVTALFEQATEPYRQEPKMLKALALARRSLNKSLQELEPEGANT
- the cas7e gene encoding type I-E CRISPR-associated protein Cas7/Cse4/CasC, which encodes MNENFINFHVLISHSPSCLNRDDMNMQKSAIFGGKRRVRVSSQSLKRTMRHSDYYREHLGEPSVRTKHLADFQTQTIAALSGRYEEKLIKQAISYISGKDASAEDAKGDAVAPWVLEEVAYFCEQITALESDGIDPKKLQKQIEKDGQAFRQALARGMDIALSGRMATSGLMSEVGKIDGALAVAHAITTHTVDADIDWFTAVDDLQELGSGHLDTQEFSSGVFYRYASLNLKQLQVNLGLLPDMKAPETGDSRTKVLDIAAHVLHMLATEVPSAKQQSFAAHNLADVALVSFAHQPISLANAFEKPVPADYKTGGFREPSIKELNAYWDKVHRGYDLTERCAEFALDEIALPAGIVAKSSLPDLENWLRNNGQG
- the cas3 gene encoding CRISPR-associated helicase/endonuclease Cas3, giving the protein MAEETNKEIPLYYRYWGKAKPETDSGGPAYHLLPYHCLDVAAVADIWLNRSYDIKRCFTDITGLDEEKSRAWLLFFIALHDYGKFDLRFQRKAREAWENVNAELNAIPTQLTGQAIKEYNHGPAGLYWFYRDQHPRFSSGDGDFYFDDNDEWLAWSSWLAPVVGHHGIVPGEHEKDAPKYSLFASETLLDTFKQARLQWLQALERLFLVPAGLTLADTPPLLEQTKNKQSPATMLAGFCSVADWLGSCDWFRYDKQPCPDLEKLTQWYEQRLEIAGSILQEAGVISQVQPYQSIDVLLNGNSPRQVQCLIERLPKTPGMTLIEASTGSGKTETALAYAWQLLALGLADSIVFALPTQATANAMLSRLEKAAPLLFANQTNVVLAHGRAKYQQDFIDLKQACRPQTAQGNEEAWVQCGNWLAQSRKRVFLGQIGVCTVDQVFVSVLPVKHKFVRGFGLGRSVLIIDEVHAYDSYMYGLMDAVLEQQRLAGGSAILLSATLPSGQKRQLAAAWACQYEVVNQTYPIISHYSAGQVETFDLMEMPEQQPKPVTVGLELIKYPELLPDALFLQRLLDAVEQGAQVCLVCNLVADAQQLYQRCQVLIEQSAILTAEQCLLFHSRFIFGHRQDKERKVLDWFGPEPHPKNIRNQGHLLIATQVVEQSLDLDFDWLVTQLCPADLLFQRMGRLHRHAKNRPDRPKLFADPICTVLLPIEPDYALHEVIYGNSRVLWRTQRLLETAGGDEDLQITFPTAYRDWIEKVYDENAWPDEPESVLKSYDVYDKDCYTSKMLAKQLINSSMHELSDNDANVSVLTRDGDMSLNVIPVYLDSQGRRCLLNGKMIDEMDESQRSEAINLNSVAVPSSWGKHDRLPISDQEGLIWLSMQRQENDQFIAKHYNDTYLYHPDTGLIRIDPIEENA
- the casB gene encoding type I-E CRISPR-associated protein Cse2/CasB, producing the protein MALYEHYQKLKPGPQAELKRVVQPDDLLEIPAFYRLLQDNKASKNMQRLVFCLPLIKHQDNGDSLGKALAKADINEKRLFMVIRSQEPNDLIQLRRLLKQAEPKLDWPSAAKTLYFWNDRAKRQLLEDFFFYQNSKTKESA
- the cas1e gene encoding type I-E CRISPR-associated endonuclease Cas1e translates to MLPPLKPIAMKERVSMVFIEKGQIDVKDGAFVVIDETGIRTHIPVGSIACIMLEPGTRVSHHAAALAARAGTLLVWVGEAGVRVYASGQPGGARSDRLLYQAKLALDDAARLKVVRKMYEIRFGEKPPERRSVEQLRGIEGARVKKTYELLAKQAGVTWKGRRYDPTEWDNSDMANRCVSSATACLYGICEAAVLAAGYAPAIGFIHTGKPLSFVYDIADLFKFDEIIPHAFKIAAKNYRDPEREVRLMCRDIFRQSKILRKIIPTIEDVLAAGDLEIPKPAEESVLPAIPNPESIGDVGHRS
- the cas5e gene encoding type I-E CRISPR-associated protein Cas5/CasD; this encodes MRDYLILKLQGPMQAWGRESFEGLRPSELFPGRSALLGLLGACLGIDRTDRRRLQDLAASVSFAVRVDRQGQKMTDYHTVKDAREDYRGLKSHNTIQTWREYWQDACYTVAIWASRDNAPLHLAAIEQAIKQPIYTPVLGRRNCPLARPLFETKIAAESALAALAQTGANQGTLYSEENSPGAIPLKKRDVPIVHQPRQFASRTVFMTAVQGALHVSE